The Cytobacillus oceanisediminis genomic interval GGCAATCAGGGCTGTGATTATCATTCCGAAAAATAAAGCCCCATTAATCCCGAGCGTCATGAGAATTAATGTTAAAGCAAGACCGACCAGAGCAAGAATGGATTGTGGAGAATGCAAATCCCCAAGTGCAACAAGATTTGTTGGGTGGCTTGTGATCAGCCCGGTTAACCGCAAGCCGATAAATGCAATAAATAAACCGATTCCGGCAGTAATTCCGTGCTTTAAATTATCCGGTATCGCAATGATCAGTTTTTCCCGGAAAGGGGTAAGCGACAATATAATGAAGATAATACCTGCAATAAATACTGCTGAGAATGCAGTCATGTAATCAATATTTCCATGTGTGCCGACAACTGAGTAGGCAAAATAGGCGTTCAGGCCCATTCCCGGTGCGATGGCAATCGGATAATTGGCGAACAGCGCCATCCAAAGAGTACCTGCAACGGTTGCGATAATGGTTGCGGAAAAGACTTGCTCAAAGGGTACACCTGCATCAGATAAGATGACAGGGTTAACGACCACAATATAAACCATAGTTAAGAAAGTGGTGATGCCTGCCAGAACCTCGGTCTTTACGTTTGTTTGATTTTCTTTTAATTTGAACATATAAAGTCCCCCATAAACTAAAACTTCTTTCAGGTTGTATGTGTTATCAATAAATACGAACGTTAAGAAAGCACAAATAATATAATATTCGTTTTTGATATAGATTTCAAGACCTTAATGTTATTATTCTATATATTGGCGGTTTCATCCTTATATAAAGAAAAAAGCTTTGATACGGAAACTTGCTTTCCGCGAAACAGCCATTATATAAAAATGTGTTGATTATCAATGGAGTATGCTTATACACTATTGTCAAACGATAACGAAATGGGGTTGGGTTGGCCTATGTTTGCAAATCTTAAAACAATGAACTTGAGTCAGCAGGCCGAATATTTAACAAAGGCCCTTGTGCAGATGAAGAGCTACAATCATTCGGATGGAGAAAGGCATAAAGCTGATTTTTTAAAAGAAATAATACACTCGTACCCATCTTTTAATGATAATGATAATTTAGTATGGACTCAGGAAATACCTGGTGATGAATTGGGCCGCAAGAATGTGTTTGCCTTCCTCAAGGGGCGCTCCAGAAGCAAAAAGACTACTATATATCTGGCGCATTTAGACACGGTGGGCACAGAGGATTTTGGGCCGATTCAGGGACTGGCCCATGATCCGGATAAGCTCCAGGAGTTTTTTGTACAATATGGCTCTGATCCTGAAGTGCAGGAAGATGCCCGGTCTAATGAGTGGCTTTTTGGCAGAGGGGCATTGGATATGCAGAGCGGAATTGCTGTCCATCTGGCCAATCTCCTGTTTTTCTCGGAAAATCCAGACGAATTGGCCGGCAATTTGCTTGTCATGTTCAATGCTGATGAAGAGGGTGAGCATAAAGGAAGCAGAGCTGCTCTATCCGAATTGCTGAGGCTGAAAGAAAAAATGGGTCTGGAATATTTGGCTGCAATAAATAATGATTTTATCTCACCATTGTATGATGGGGACACCACGAAGTATATATACACAGGCACAGCAGGGAAAATCTTGCCATGTTTCTCCATTTTCGGAAGGGAGGCTCATGCAGGTGAAAGTCTTGCCGGGATTGATCCTACATTGATTGCTGCAGAGCTGACTGCCCGTATAAGCCAGAATTTTCAGCTGACTGAGAAACTTGAAGGAGAGCTGGTGCTTCCGCCAAGCTGTTTATATATGAGAGATGATAAAAAACGCTATGACGTTCAGACGGCAGTCGGCTGCCGGGTTTACTTCAATTACTTCTTCTACGAAAAACCCCTGAAGCAGCTTTCGAAAGAACTGGGGATGATTGCCGAAGATGCAGCCATCGCAGTAGAGGACCGGCTGAAAGGTGCCTATAAAGATTTTCGGACTGTCAATAAGCTGCCGGAAAGACAGCTGGACTGGGGAACAGAAGTGACGGCTTTAGATGATTTTCTTGTATATCTCGAAGAGAAGGGCATAGATACAGTGAGTGTTATGGAAGAAGCAAGGAAGCAAAGTTCGCTTGATGAAACCGATGCCAGAATGATTGCTTTTGATATTGTAGAAGCTTTACACCAATCAGACCCCGAGAAGAAACCTAGAGTGGTCTTATTTTATGGAACACCTTTTCTTCCTGCCAACACGGTTGATGTGAATACAGAAAGAGGGATCTTTTTGAAAAATTGCCTGGAGGAAGTGCTCTCTGAAGAAGCTAAGAAAACAGGTGAGACATTCAAGGTCCGCAAATATTTCCCCTACTTATCTGATGGAAGCTTCCTATCTTTTGACGGCTCGGATGAGGATATACAATCTCTTAAAAAGAACTTTCCTGCTATAAAAAGCCTTTTTCCAATTCCATTAAAGGCAATGAGAGATTTAAATATTCCTGTCATTAACCTCGGAGTTTATGGGAAGGCTGGCCATAAGTGGACAGAGCGGGTTTATAAACCATATACTTTTGAAGTTTTGCCTGAGATTATCCGAAAGCTTACAAGAAGAATACTTCAAAAGCCGGGAAGCTAGTTCCCGGCTTGCTTCAAAAAAGTAACTTTAATATAGCAGTAACGTCTAATGTATGAGGAAAGAATTCAGGAGGCGGTGGCAGAATGATAAAGGCTGTAATTTTTGATTTTGATGGAACCATTGTAGACACAGAGTCTTTATGGTATGAGGTCTTTAAACAAACCCTGTCAGAAGATTATGGATTTGAGCTTGGGCTGGAGGATTTTGCGCAGGGCATTGGCACCACAGATGATATTCTATTTAATTATATTGACAGTAAATTAGGCATCCAAATTAATCGTGAATCTGTTCAGGAGAAAACAGAAAAAGCATTTCAGAGTCAGAGGGATATTTTAATTTTGAGGGAAGGGATTCAGGACCTAATAGAAAAGTGCATTGAAAAAGGCCTTAAGCTTGGAGTTGCATCCAGCTCCGGCAGGGATTGGGTTAAGCATTATCTGAACCATTTTGGAATTGAGGGTCATTTTCAAACGCTCAAAACAAAAGAAGATGTTGAAAAAGTAAAGCCTGATCCGGCTCTTTACATAAAAGCACTAGAAGAAATGGGCGTCGAGCCGGAAGAAAGTCTGGCCATTGAAGATTCCGTAAATGGATCAATCGCAGCTGTTCAGGCAGGAATGCACTGTGCGGCTGTTCCAAATGATGTGACGCATTTTCTCTCTTTTCATGAAAAGGTAATGCGGTATAAAGCTTTCTCTGAAATTCCCATTGATGAACTGATAACAGAAAAAGGCAAGGGATAAGCCCCTGCCTTTTTAAATCCTCTTAACTGAAATAGCATTCCGCATCTTGTGGAGTGCTTTTTTGCCATCTTCTTTTCTTGCCATCATGACGTTCACATATAGCGCGTCAATAATACTTAGCTGGGCAATCCGGGAAGATAGGGCCTCAGAGCGGTAATCGGTTTCTTCAGCTACTGTAAAAAGTGAGATATCAACATTCTGGCTGAGCGGTGATTTTGCAAAATTTGTAATGGCAATGGTTTGCACCTTATTTTGTTTTGCCACATTAAGAACCTGAATGACATCCTTTGTTGTGCCGGAGTGAGAAATAAAAACTGCCACATCATTCTCGGTCAGCTGCGAAGCCGACATCAGCTGCAAATGCGAATCGCTGTTTGCCAGCACAGTAATGCCGGTGCGGATAAATTTGTGGTAAGCATCCATGGCGATAATACTGGATCCGCCGCTCCCGACAAATTCGACTTTATTTGCATTCAATATTAGGTCCACTGCTTTTTCAAAAGCCCCCCCGCCAATGATTCCAAGGGTATCTTCAAGGGTCTTGATATTGGAGCGGAACACCTTTTCCGAAACAGTCAGGATTCCATCATCTTCATTAATGGTTTCATGAATATCCTTAATAGGTGTAACGATTTCCGATGCCAATGCTATTTTAAGAGCCTGATAGCCTTTAAAGCCAATCCGCTTGCAAAAACGGAATACGGTTGAGTCAGCTATGCCAAGGTCATCAGCAAGCTGGTTAATGGAGCTGTGGACGATTTTTTCAGGGTGTTCAAGAATATAATCTGCAATCTTTTTTTCTTTATCGCTGAATTTTGCATAATGTGTTTTAATTCGGGCAAAACAATATAAGTTATCATGAACCATTTATGGGCATCTCCCTAAAATAAATTTCAAAAAATTTTTTTCATTAGGTATAGAAGATAGAAGGGAATAAAGCGCTTTCTAATTTCAATTTCTATTATAATCGAAAAATATTTTTTTGAAAACGATTGCAAACAGAAAAATATTTTGTATAATAAAGTCACATACGAAAAAAATTTTCTTCATCCAGGAGGCAATTATGCAAGTAGGAATGATCGGTCTAGGAAAGATGGGATACAACTTATCCCTGAATTTGAAAGACCATGGACATGAAGTGACAGCATTTGATAAAGACAATAATATAATCGAAAAAATTTCTGCTGAAGGGATTAAAGGAGTCCCATCTATTGCGGAATTGGTAAACAATCTTACAAAGCCGCGTGTGATATGGATGATGGTGCCTGCAGGTGATATTACAGAGGCAGTTATTGAGGAGACATCAGCACTTCTCGAAGAAGGCGATATATTAATCGATGGAGGTAACTCCAATTATAAGGAAACGCTGCGCAGAGCTGAAATGCTTCAGAAAAAAGGAATTTACTTCTTCGATTGCGGAACTAGCGGCGGTATGGAAGGTGCACGCAATGGTGCATGCACAATGATTGGCGGAGATGCGGAAGTATTTAAAACGATTGAGCCAATTTTTAAGGATATTACTGTGGAAAACGGCTATATGTATGCCGGAAGAACAGGAAGCGGCCATTTTCTGAAAATGGTACATAACGGAATTGAGTACGGCATGATGCAGGCAATTGCGGAGGGATTTGAAATCCTTGAAAAGAGCCCGTTTGACTATGATTATGAAAAAGTCGCTAAAGTTTGGAATAACGGTTCTGTCATTCGTTCATGGCTAATGGAACTAACTGAAAATGCATTCTCGAAGGATGCTAAGCTTGATGGCCTTAAAGGTGTCATGCATTCATCCGGAGAAGGGAAGTGGACGGTTGAAACAGCCCTTGATCTTCAGACAGCCGCTCCAGTCATTACCATGTCATTAATGATGCGCTACCGCTCTCTGGCAGAAGATACATTCTCGGGTAAAGTGGTCGCTGCATTAAGAAATGAATTTGGCGGACATGCAGTAGAAAAGAAATAAACTTTTTTGGGAACTGGACTAGCTGCCAATGGCAGCTTTCCAAATCCCGCAAATATATATTGTATCCATAAATGAAAACGCTTCAAATACAAAGGGGGAAATGAAATGTCAGGCTCAATGTTAATTTTAGTAGCGATGGCTGGTATCTTCTTGCTATTATTCTTAGTTATGAAAACAAAGCTTCATGCTTTTGTAGCTTTATTGCTTGTGAGTTTGCTAGTTGGGATTGCAGCAGGGATGCCGCTTGATGGCGTAATTCAATCAGTTCAGAATGGGATGGGCGGAACTCTCGGATTCGTAGCTGTTGTTGTGGGTCTTGGTGCAATGTTTGGCCGTATGCTTGAGGTTTCTGGAGGTGCTGAACGTCTTGCACAGACAATGATCAAGAAATTCGGTGAAGATAAAGCGCAGTGGGCGCTTGGTATTACAGGTTTTATTGTCGCAATACCGGTATTCTTTGATGTTGGTTTTATCATTCTTGTGCCGATTGTTTATGGTCTGGCAAAGAAAACAGGAAAGTCACTGCTTTACTATGGGATTCCGCTTTTAGCAGGTTTGGCTGTTACACACAGCTTTATTCCGCCGACTCCGGGACCGATAGCAGTGGCAGATTTAATTGGTGCTGATCTTGGCTGGGTAATTTTATTTGGTGTTATTGCCGGTATTCCTTCAATGATTATCGCAGGTCCTTTGTTTGGTAAGTATATCGCGAAAAAAATACATGTATCGGTTCCAGATTACATGCAAATTGAGGAAAAGGAATATGACAAAGAGCTTCCAAGTTTTGCGCTAATTGCAAGCATCATTTTCATTCCGCTGGTGCTGATCCTTCTAAACACTGTTTCAGGTGTTCTTTTAGAAGAAGGAAATGGTTTAAGAGCATTCTTCACATTCATGGGTCACCCGTTTGTGGCACTGACTTTAGCTACTTTACTGGCATTCTACAGTCTTGGAACAAAACGCGGCTATTCCCGCCAGGAAGTACAGGATATTGCTACAAAATCTTTAGAGCCAGCTGGTATCATTATTCTAGTTACGGGTGCCGGCGGTGTGTTTAAGCAGGTTCTGATTGATTCTGGTGTTGGACAGGTTTTGGG includes:
- a CDS encoding HAD family hydrolase; the protein is MIKAVIFDFDGTIVDTESLWYEVFKQTLSEDYGFELGLEDFAQGIGTTDDILFNYIDSKLGIQINRESVQEKTEKAFQSQRDILILREGIQDLIEKCIEKGLKLGVASSSGRDWVKHYLNHFGIEGHFQTLKTKEDVEKVKPDPALYIKALEEMGVEPEESLAIEDSVNGSIAAVQAGMHCAAVPNDVTHFLSFHEKVMRYKAFSEIPIDELITEKGKG
- a CDS encoding GntP family permease, yielding MSGSMLILVAMAGIFLLLFLVMKTKLHAFVALLLVSLLVGIAAGMPLDGVIQSVQNGMGGTLGFVAVVVGLGAMFGRMLEVSGGAERLAQTMIKKFGEDKAQWALGITGFIVAIPVFFDVGFIILVPIVYGLAKKTGKSLLYYGIPLLAGLAVTHSFIPPTPGPIAVADLIGADLGWVILFGVIAGIPSMIIAGPLFGKYIAKKIHVSVPDYMQIEEKEYDKELPSFALIASIIFIPLVLILLNTVSGVLLEEGNGLRAFFTFMGHPFVALTLATLLAFYSLGTKRGYSRQEVQDIATKSLEPAGIIILVTGAGGVFKQVLIDSGVGQVLGDMMAASALPPILLAFLIATFVRVAQGSATVAMVTAAGLIAPLIETMGLEGPVLGLIVISIAAGATIFSHVNDSGFWLVNRYFGLDVKDTLKSWTVMETLIALVGFATVFILGFFIA
- a CDS encoding MurR/RpiR family transcriptional regulator, which encodes MVHDNLYCFARIKTHYAKFSDKEKKIADYILEHPEKIVHSSINQLADDLGIADSTVFRFCKRIGFKGYQALKIALASEIVTPIKDIHETINEDDGILTVSEKVFRSNIKTLEDTLGIIGGGAFEKAVDLILNANKVEFVGSGGSSIIAMDAYHKFIRTGITVLANSDSHLQLMSASQLTENDVAVFISHSGTTKDVIQVLNVAKQNKVQTIAITNFAKSPLSQNVDISLFTVAEETDYRSEALSSRIAQLSIIDALYVNVMMARKEDGKKALHKMRNAISVKRI
- the gnd gene encoding phosphogluconate dehydrogenase (NAD(+)-dependent, decarboxylating) — protein: MQVGMIGLGKMGYNLSLNLKDHGHEVTAFDKDNNIIEKISAEGIKGVPSIAELVNNLTKPRVIWMMVPAGDITEAVIEETSALLEEGDILIDGGNSNYKETLRRAEMLQKKGIYFFDCGTSGGMEGARNGACTMIGGDAEVFKTIEPIFKDITVENGYMYAGRTGSGHFLKMVHNGIEYGMMQAIAEGFEILEKSPFDYDYEKVAKVWNNGSVIRSWLMELTENAFSKDAKLDGLKGVMHSSGEGKWTVETALDLQTAAPVITMSLMMRYRSLAEDTFSGKVVAALRNEFGGHAVEKK
- a CDS encoding M20 family metallopeptidase; amino-acid sequence: MFANLKTMNLSQQAEYLTKALVQMKSYNHSDGERHKADFLKEIIHSYPSFNDNDNLVWTQEIPGDELGRKNVFAFLKGRSRSKKTTIYLAHLDTVGTEDFGPIQGLAHDPDKLQEFFVQYGSDPEVQEDARSNEWLFGRGALDMQSGIAVHLANLLFFSENPDELAGNLLVMFNADEEGEHKGSRAALSELLRLKEKMGLEYLAAINNDFISPLYDGDTTKYIYTGTAGKILPCFSIFGREAHAGESLAGIDPTLIAAELTARISQNFQLTEKLEGELVLPPSCLYMRDDKKRYDVQTAVGCRVYFNYFFYEKPLKQLSKELGMIAEDAAIAVEDRLKGAYKDFRTVNKLPERQLDWGTEVTALDDFLVYLEEKGIDTVSVMEEARKQSSLDETDARMIAFDIVEALHQSDPEKKPRVVLFYGTPFLPANTVDVNTERGIFLKNCLEEVLSEEAKKTGETFKVRKYFPYLSDGSFLSFDGSDEDIQSLKKNFPAIKSLFPIPLKAMRDLNIPVINLGVYGKAGHKWTERVYKPYTFEVLPEIIRKLTRRILQKPGS